A DNA window from Argopecten irradians isolate NY chromosome 10, Ai_NY, whole genome shotgun sequence contains the following coding sequences:
- the LOC138333697 gene encoding uncharacterized protein yields MGEEMYQLKEKANKPEVSKPRQQPPKPDDKGHYNDKGQNNDKRLYNDKRQQNDKRQQNEKEKGRKNTQKGDLKENKNDTKSTKQNDKMFHKQDQKNVPSPKPDQRSQAFTKLDYKNTKSPTKDQKIATELQRPWSIKIKRI; encoded by the coding sequence ATGGGCGAGGAAATGTACCAACTCAAAGAGAAGGCTAACAAACCAGAGGTGTCCAAGCCAAGACAACAGCCCCCAAAACCGGACGACAAAGGCCATTACAATGACAAAGGACAAAATAACGACAAACGACTATATAACGACAAACGACAACAGAATGACAAAAGGCAGCAGAACGAGAAAGAGAAAGGACGAAAGAACACACAGAAAGGTGACCTAAAGGAgaacaaaaatgacacaaagtcGACCAAACAGAACGACAAAATGTTCCATAAACAGGACCAGAAGAACGTGCCGTCACCCAAACCGGATCAAAGGTCACAGGCTTTCACTAAACTCGACTATAAGAACACCAAATCTCCCACTAAGGACCAAAAGATAGCGACGGAGCTACAGAGGCCGTggagtataaaaataaaacgtaTATAA